The genomic region TAAGCACAAATCACAGCATAGGTGATTAATAACAATGGAAGCAAACTGCTCATAAGGCTTAAAATTTTAGATCCAAAGTAAATATCCTTGGTCGAGAGAGGATCTAGGGTCGAATAATCAAGGCCTGCATTCTTAAGCTTTTCCTGCACCATTTGATTCTCAAGCCTGCCGATCTCCTTCTCTAAGATTTCTTTCCCACCTTGAGCATTCTGATTAGACCATTCAAAAAAACGAACGGTTTCAAAGTTCTCTTCATTGCCTTGCATGGAACGTACCAAGACCAATAGATCTACTTCTTCCTTATTAATGAGACCTTTGATTCCTCCATAGATCTCAGGCACAGCCTTATCCCACTCATACGCTGACAACCACGCCCGCCTGTGCATAGAAACATCCCGCATGGCACCTTGAACATCAATCTTGGAATCTAGCTCCATAAGAAGGATATCTTCGTATCTTTCTAGACGCTCAAATAAACCGGGGATCTCATCGCCTCCGAGCATCATTCTTATCCTGTTATCTTGAGAACTTTCTACTACCTGCTGGTTGTCAAGCCCAGTCGCTGATTCCTTTTCTTTATCGGAAGTCATTGACTGAACACCAATGACCTCAAACATGAACAGACTAAAAACTCCCCCCAGTACCCAGATAAACAAAGGAAGTCCAAAAGTAGTTAAGACAATCTCAACATCACGAAGACCATCTAGGAATTCACGGCGAAAGACATCCCATACTACACGTCCACGCATCATCATGCATCTACCTCACTACAGCGGTCCTTTTCTAGATCATTCATCTTTTTAAAAAAGGCTTCTGACAAATTCTCTGTCTTGTTTTCTTTTAGAATTTCTTTAGTGGTACCTTCTGCCACTAAAGATCCCCTATGAATAAGCCCAATCCGGTCACACACAGACTCTGCTTCACTCATAATGTGGGTTGAGAGAATAACCGCTTTGCCAGCCTCACGTTCCTTCAAAAGAATATCCATGACAAACTTACGCCCTAAAATATCCAAATTGGCTGTAGCCTCATCTAGGATCAAAACTTGAGGATCGTGCAATAAGACCCTCGCTAGATTTAGTCGCTGCCTTTGCCCACTAGAAAGCTTGCCAATTTTCTGCTTGGCAATTTCCTCGATCCCCATGAGCTGCATCATCTTTAGCACACGCTCTTTTCTTTGCTTACCTCTTAATTCATACATCCCAGCAAAAAAGAATAACAAATCCCGAACAGTTAGCCTTTTATAAAGCGCTGTATCTTCTGACAGCAACCCGAAAGAGGCTTTATACTTTAAGGGATTATCTTTTATGCGCATACCACACAGCCTAACCCATCCGTCATCAGGCTCTAAGATGCCAGCTAGCATACGTAGAGTTGTCGTTTTTCCTGCTCCATTTGGTCCTAATAAAGCATAAATTTCCCCAGACTTAATTTTTAATGAAATATTTTCAACCGCCACCAGGTCACGATATCTCTTTGTCACTCCCTCAGCCCTTACCAATTCCTCAGTCGTCATCTCATTACCTAGCAAACAAAAGCTGGTTGATTCTAGCCATCTCGTGACGATGCACTAAAGCGTTACGTAGTACAACATTGCATACTTGTTGTAGAAGGCTATTCCAGGTAAAAAATTCTTTAACCATTTCTCCTACAACAAGAGGCACTGCATGGGTATGAGCAGCACCTGGAACCCAGCCGCTCATAAAAGGAACTTTAAGACTAGATTTTAATACAGAGATTTTTTTGTGTATCTTGTGTTCGCTTAATATCCGCACAGCAACATCCATTATCATATAAACTTTTTCCCTCTTCTCTACCCTATCTCAGATACTGCTAAACAACGTCCGCAGCCATCACAAGACAACCCGTTCTCTGTAGTAACTCCTCTCTGACATTACGAAGATTTGAATCATCTTCAACCACCAATATAATCCCTTCACCTGATTCCCTATAGAATCTACCTTCTATACGACCAGATGCCTCCGGTAAAAGCAAAACAAGCTTTTTAATGACCGATATTTGGCCCTCCAAATTCCCCATCATAGTCCGGTCTAACCCTTTGAAAAATCTTAGCCTCCTTATGGCTAGGGTGACTTCAAATTTCTTGATAATTACTTGTGATCTAGTTCACAAAAAACTTTCCCAAACCCTTTTCTTCAAACTCTACACCATATTCCTTATAGATCTGATCTAAATTAATAACGTAGTCCGATGAATTCATTTCAAGATCAGCAATCATCTTTTTTTCACCAAAAAACTTAATCTCGGGGGGCATAAAAACATCATACTTCGTAGGAACATGAGAATTCAAAAAATAGTTTATCAATGATCCATAAGGTACCGCTAAAAAGCGTTCGTCCTCACCGAGTTGATGACTCATAAACTCCATAACGTCTCGTGCACGTAACTCTTCCTTATCCTCACGAGATAAGTATATCAAATTATCTTGATCTACTCTTAATTCTACTTCTTTGAACTTCAGTCTACTCGTTAGTGAACCAAGATTGAATACTGTGATAAAAAAATAAATAAACAACAGCTGTCCCCATAGAGCCTGTTTATTAAGATGCGTGTATTGAGACTTATAGGTCGCAAATTTTGGAAAATAAAAATAGAATAAGAGCAAAACGATAATGACTGAGAAAATGCCCAGGTAAAATCCATAGTGGTAAATTCTTGGCAACAGCAACATTTTTACACTCAATGCTAGCGCCGCAAAAGACAACATCCAAAGGGCAATCTCAGATTTAACTCGAAGACAACTATTTTTATTGATCAACAAAAAAACTAAAACCGAAATATTAATCAACAAATAAGGTCTACTAAAGTTCATCCAGGAAAAGTCTTTCAAGACAACTAAAAAAATTGCTAACAAAGCCGTAAATATCACACCTAACTTTAGAACCTTAAATTCCTTAAACCAACATGCTCCCGATATAATCAAAATCATACCTAGGATAGCTAGGTAGAATAACGTGAACTTGAAGATTTCCAGAATATTAGTCAACGGGTTAAGCAAACCCATCTGCGCCTTATAAAAAAATTCAAAGCCTGCATTCGTCCCCGAATGGAATATGGGCAACCAACTTCCAACTAAAGCATATAACGAGGTCTCAAAAGGCATTCCCCACAGTAAGAGATATAGCAACATGAAAATATGCCCGCCCCAAAAGCCAAGGACAAGGACAACTAACTGCTTTATACCAAATTTAAAATTCCTTTGGTAAATGCACAATAAAAACCAACCAAAGCCAATTCCTAGACAACCCAGGGCAATATCACTCTTGGTTTGGAAACCCAACCCCGAACATAACCCCGCGCATAAGACCCAATAATTAAAAGCATTTCTAGAATCTTCTCTGCGTCTATGAGCTAAATCTAAAAACAAAAAGAGCAACATCATCCAACACAGATAAAAGCCATAAGTGGCATTGTGTGTATAAGGCGCTAGAAAATTAAAGGTGGAGGCTAACCCCTGAAAACCAAAACCATGTATCGACACCACCGCAAAGCTACCTAAAAAACCAAGGATTGTATTAAAAGCTTCTTTTAGAAAGAGAAATAAACTAGTGCTAAATAAAGTAAATAAAACCAATTGAATGATCTGCAATTTGGTAATGGAGTAGCCAAATATTCTAAAAATGGTAGCGTTGACATAGGCTCCAAGTGGACCAAATAGACAAGCCGCATCATCATAGAGAACCTGCCCATCAGCAACCTTCCAGGCATGCGTAATCTCCCTGCCATAATCTTTTACAAAATGTCCACACTTGCCCCAACTCAGCCAGGCCAAGCCAGCAATCATGAGCCATAGAAATAAGAGACACAGAACATCAGATGTTTTTAATTTCATTATCTTGAGATCTAATTAGTTCGGCCCAAATGACATAGCTTCTTACCTTTATATAACCAGGCCCCATAACTTCAAATCTATTGCAGCTTCAAACAAAAAACCTACGTATCAGTAGCCTGCCACGATTAGAATAGTGAATGATGTAGTGATATGCGGCAATTATTTGATAGAGAGTCAAACGAAGGCATGTCGTCACTACCAGAGCAACTTTGGCACTGTAATATCAAATAAATAGGTTTCCAAGATTTTTGACGAATTTGTAAAAGCAAAGAAACAGGATGGCAGAAGCCTTAGGTATCTCAGCGATTGCCGAAGCCGCTTAGGTATCTTCACTAAAAGTTTCAGGGGATTTATTACCGAGATTGAACATAATCTGCTTGAGGATTGGTTGCGCTCGTTAGATGGATCTCCAAGGACTCGCAACAATTACCGTAGAGCCATCATTACACTATTTCGCTATGCGCGCTCCAGAGGATATTTACCAAAAAATGAACCCACAGAGGCCGATTCCCTTGAATTAGCTAAAGATGCTGGAAATGAGATCGGAATTTTCACTCCTGAGCAAATGTCACAGTTGTTGGCCAACTCACCCAAAAATCTAATCCCTTACCTTACACTTGGAGCCTTCGCGGGTCTATGCCATGCGGAAATTATTACGCTCCATTGGGAGGATATAGACTTTCATAATGGATTAATCAGAGTTAAGGCAGCCAAAGCTAAAACAGCACAAAATAGACTAGTTCCAATGGTAGAGAATCTTCTGACCAGGCTAAGTTTGAACGCGAGCTGATCAGAGAGCGAACCATAGCAGGGTTGGAATCCTCCAGAGCGAGCGGAAGGCTAGGGGGACGTAAATTTGCTTTGAGTAAAGCGAAAGTGCGTTGAGCACAGGCGGCAATGGGAAATAAAGAAACAGTCTTGAGTGAGTTATGTTGAAAGCTAGGAGTTATACCGCCTACGCCTTACCGCTATCTAAGTCCAGAAGGTGGTTTGCGTAGTAATGGAGTAAAGGTCCTTAAATTTGCGCAATATATATACTAATGTGTCATTATTATTAAATTCAAATGCTGAAACTGTTTTTTTTGACAAATATGGGCAATTTGCTAATCGTCGTAGCGCGATGAAGCAACAAGTAAAAATTTATAAGACTATCGGACTAACAATCTTTAATTTAACAGTTTTCGCATTCTATGCTATTGCAGGGAGTAATATAATTCTTCCTGGTTCAGAGGATGGCAAACTTACAGAGGAAATTTGGTACGATGTGCCAGGAGAAACTTTTGATGAACACATCATAAGAAATATCTTTGAAAGACATTCAGATGCTAAGAATAGCCTAATCGAAACTTTGGCTAAGGATGTAGGAGATAATTACATCCGTAGAGTAAGAGGTTACATAACGGCTCCAGAGACAGGTTTATATACATTTTGGGCGAGTGGAGACAATGCAGTATCTGTGTGGCTATCGAGTAGCGAATCAAAATTTGATAAGGAAAATATAATCGATTCACGCTATTGGGGTGGGCCTAAGCAATGGGATAATCATCCTTCTCAAAAATCCTCACCTCTAGAGTTAGAAGCTGGCAAGAAGTACTATTTTGAGGTGTTACATAAGGAAGATTCAAGAGGGAGTCACTTTTCCGTAGCATGGACGACTCCCAGTGCAAAAAGAAAAGTAATCAAGTCACAGTATCTTTCAAGCTATTCCGGACAAAGCAATGATCT from Verrucomicrobiota bacterium harbors:
- a CDS encoding ABC transporter ATP-binding protein, yielding MTTEELVRAEGVTKRYRDLVAVENISLKIKSGEIYALLGPNGAGKTTTLRMLAGILEPDDGWVRLCGMRIKDNPLKYKASFGLLSEDTALYKRLTVRDLLFFFAGMYELRGKQRKERVLKMMQLMGIEEIAKQKIGKLSSGQRQRLNLARVLLHDPQVLILDEATANLDILGRKFVMDILLKEREAGKAVILSTHIMSEAESVCDRIGLIHRGSLVAEGTTKEILKENKTENLSEAFFKKMNDLEKDRCSEVDA
- a CDS encoding glycosyltransferase family 39 protein; this encodes MKLKTSDVLCLLFLWLMIAGLAWLSWGKCGHFVKDYGREITHAWKVADGQVLYDDAACLFGPLGAYVNATIFRIFGYSITKLQIIQLVLFTLFSTSLFLFLKEAFNTILGFLGSFAVVSIHGFGFQGLASTFNFLAPYTHNATYGFYLCWMMLLFLFLDLAHRRREDSRNAFNYWVLCAGLCSGLGFQTKSDIALGCLGIGFGWFLLCIYQRNFKFGIKQLVVLVLGFWGGHIFMLLYLLLWGMPFETSLYALVGSWLPIFHSGTNAGFEFFYKAQMGLLNPLTNILEIFKFTLFYLAILGMILIISGACWFKEFKVLKLGVIFTALLAIFLVVLKDFSWMNFSRPYLLINISVLVFLLINKNSCLRVKSEIALWMLSFAALALSVKMLLLPRIYHYGFYLGIFSVIIVLLLFYFYFPKFATYKSQYTHLNKQALWGQLLFIYFFITVFNLGSLTSRLKFKEVELRVDQDNLIYLSREDKEELRARDVMEFMSHQLGEDERFLAVPYGSLINYFLNSHVPTKYDVFMPPEIKFFGEKKMIADLEMNSSDYVINLDQIYKEYGVEFEEKGLGKFFVN
- a CDS encoding tyrosine-type recombinase/integrase, with protein sequence MSQLLANSPKNLIPYLTLGAFAGLCHAEIITLHWEDIDFHNGLIRVKAAKAKTAQNRLVPMVENLLTRLSLNAS